A section of the Lutra lutra chromosome 3, mLutLut1.2, whole genome shotgun sequence genome encodes:
- the LOC125095874 gene encoding heterogeneous nuclear ribonucleoprotein A1-like, which translates to MSKSESPKEPEQLRKLFIGGLSFETTNESLRSHFEQWETLTDCVVMKDPNTKRSRGFGFVTYATVEEVDAAMNARPHKVDGRVVEPKRTVSREDSQRPGAHLTVKKIFVGGIKEDTEEHHLRDYFKQYGKIEVIEIMTDRGSGKKRGFAFVTFDDHDSVDKIVIQKYHTVNGHNCEVRKVLSKQEMASASSRQRGRSGSGNFGGGRGGGFGGNDNFGHGGNFSGRGGFGGSRGGGGYGGSGDGYNGFGNDGSNFGGGGSYNDFGNYNNQSSNFGPMKGGNFGGRSSGPYGGGGQYFTKP; encoded by the coding sequence atgtctaagtcagagtctcccaaagagcctgaacagctgcggaagctcttcattggaggtctgagctttgaaacaaccaatgagagtctgaggagccattttgagcaatgggaaacacttacggactgtgtggtaatgaaagacccaaacaccaagcgctccagaggctttgggtttgtcacatatgccactgtggaggaggtggatgcagccatgaatgcaaggccacacaaggtggatggaagagttgtggaaccaaagaggactgtctcaagagaagattctcaaagacctggtgcccacttaactgtgaaaaagatttttgttggtggcattaaagaagacactgaagaacatcatctaagagattatttcaaacagtatgggaaaattgaagtgattgagatcatgactgaccgaggcagtggcaaaaagaggggttttgcttttgtaacatttgatgaccatgattctgtagacaagattgtcattcaaaaataccatactgtgaatggccacaactgtgaagtaaggaaagtgctctctaagcaagagatggctagtgcttcatccagacaaagaggtcgaagtggttctggaaactttggtggtggtcgtggaggtggttttggtgggaatgacaactttggtcacggaggaaacttcagtggtcgaggtggctttggtggcagtcgaggtggtggtggatatggtggcagtggggatggctataacggatttggtaatgatggaagcaactttggaggtggcggaagctataatgattttggcaattacaacaatcaatcctcaaattttggacccatgaaaggaggcaattttggaggcagaagctctggcccttatggtggtggaggccaatacttcACCAAACCAtga